The following nucleotide sequence is from Thunnus albacares chromosome 15, fThuAlb1.1, whole genome shotgun sequence.
TTGGAAGGAGACATACGTTTCTTCCcctttccaaaaccaaagtCAAACCCTGAAAAATGTAGGCTAGGATAAAGCTATGTGGACGTCCACATTCCCAGTTGAACCCCTCAAAGATCAACAAGCACAGCTATGTCTGCTCCAAGGAAAGTAATTACTTTTGCTAACCCCAAAATAAACATTGCAGCcatgttatgttgttattaGCAGATGTTAGCTGGTTAATTTAAATCATCAGTTAGCCATCCATGGCACTAGCAAGCCTAGCCAGCTAAGCTAATATGGCTAAGGTCCGGAGATAACAGCTCTGGGTCAACAGTTTGCAACGTTGGTAAAGTTAGACTAACATTAGCTTCGTTATTCGTGAACTAGCCAGCTCTCTAACGTTAAGATGTTACAGTCAAGTTCTAACAACCCAAGTGGGTACCATGATGTCTAAATTTAAGACTAAAAGCTCATTATTTGTCATTATGTTACTATATCAGCACTTTGTCAATGGGCAGCCCAGTTTCGAGTACCCAAATCTTGCTTCTGCTGTTCCTGGTGATAGAGTAAATACGGTCAGATGCCAACTATGTCCAACTAAAAGGTTAATAAGACAAATTACAACTATAGAATGACTTAATTAGCTACTACATAAATGGGCTTAATACAGAAATACCGTTAGTCTACTGCACGTATTGATGATTTTACTAATGAAGAAATGGACAATATGAAATGGTAATACATGAATGGATCAATTTATGTGATTGAGTTATTGTTATATGTAACAAGCTCAAGCTTAAACAACTTAAATAagacaaacatgtcaaatgtcaatTCACAAAACTAATTTTTGCAATCAACAAAGGCGTGTCCTAGAATAGATAATGAACTACGTTAGATGAGATGAGATCTCTAGCACAACATACACAACACCCATATAAATCATTGAATTTATAACACACCACGTCACTTTTACAGAGACAGGTGTGATCTACAAGGCATTTCCACAGACATCACAGGCGAGACAGCAACAGGATCACTGGAGGATACCATGATGGAGGAGGGCACTATGGGCACTGAAATGGATATGTGTCTTGATTATTGTGACAGTGATCTCTCTAACTGCACAGGGCTGATAGGAAGTACTCAAAAAAGAACCTGTCTAGtttagttttcatgtttttccacatttctcCAACAAAGTGAATGCACTCACAAGTGATAGTCATTGTTACACTTAACAAAAGAGTCACACCATGGCATCCCTGTTATCCCCATCTGTCCCATAATTTGGTAGTAGTACTCATGATTACTTTTGAGATTGTAGGTACATTACTGTGTTTACGGAGGTATCGACAACCTGTGAAGCTGTATTGCTCAGGGCACTTTATTTCTAGAAGTCCATAGCTTTTGTCATCCCCACTCTGAAGGACTTTCCTGTCAGGTGATGTGCCTAAATGGGGGGAGTTGGGGTCGACGACAGAGCCACACATGTATACTTTGTTTCTAGAGACTTTTGTGCATTGGGATGCAGCAAGTGGCTCAAGCTCCAGACCTCTcttcattgcttttttttgcactgtcttcttcttcctctgcatgCTGGTGGCAAGCTGGTCAAAGTCTGCTATCCTTGAGCATATTGTCTTAAAAGAGGATAAAGTTAGACGAGGAGAACTGACACCATGCCAGATGTTGTTGCTCTGCTGTCTGGTTTCTTTCTCTAGTGCATCTGCTTCAAACTTGGAGTTCATCATGTCACTATAGCATTCCATCTGGTCTTCTGTCAGGACTTTAGAGAAAGTGCTTGGCTGCGGTGGCAAAGGGAATGCTGGGAACTTATCGGTAGGGTTAGAGAGGGATGATGTGAGCCGAGTGTTGTCCAGTAGTGggagctacacacacgcacacacacaaagaaaaaaaaatgttattgctatgtgtgtacattttttttacactgaggTCCATGAAAGCCACTCCCAATTTAGATCACCCATAAGGATGTGGACGTGACCAAGTGTTGCCAATAAGTTACtgcaaaaatacaataaaatgtctAACAGTATAGTATTAACGTGATCTCTACCAGTATATGTCATCTGGATGATGACAAGTAACATGGGGCCTTTGCATTTCATCCTGCTATTAAAAGCACCCGGTGGAGTTTCTGACCTTTAGTAGTGctattttgctttgttgtttgttagttttgtcACTAGCACAAGGATGCACATGCAGATGGGTGACCTGATACACAGTTCTCCCTATAGATTCACATTATTCCACTGATCTACGGGTGGCTGTAATGCgccaagaaatgcagcaattCATCAGCATTGCAGGCAGGAATGAAGAAGGCTGCAAGCTACTAAACATAGAAACAATGCAGGACACAAGCTTCTATATATCAGAAGACATGGTGAGTCTCAGGTCAAGGGAAACATTGTAGTATGACCTGCAAGGCAAGGATCACATAACAGATGGAGACAGCCAAAGGCATCCAcaagctacttttttttttgttaaatacttATACTGTAAAAAAGGATATCAGAGCTAGTGGAGCAGCAGGCAGGCGCTAGAGCTACCTCAGCTACCAGGGTCAGTCACATGACTCATGACAAATGCCACACAAGATTGCATTCAGTGCATTAAGTAATTTGCACAGTTagtacacacactgacagagacCATAGTGTCTCATAGAAGGCATCTATCACAGGAGGCATAGTGTATTACTTCTCATGGAGTGATATTACTTAATGCTGTTTGAGCTACCAGTCACACTCAGTTACTTCTATGAAAAAGGGACACTTTGGGCACTTTTTTCCTGAAACAGGGCACATATGTGAGCAAAATCTCCACCCACAAACATACATCAGCATGACcagcacatttttttctaattttggtGACCACAAGTGTTGGTACAAACTAGGCATAGCCAGGCACAGCTCGGCACAACGTGGAAGAGAGGCTGAATAGATTATTAGTGGGGAAAAAACAGAATCAGCAGGTAGAGTCGGGAGTGCTTCTGTAATGACCAATCACATGAGTTCTTCTCATCCCCTTTAAAAGCAGCAGGTGAAACACCTTTAAATCTCAGTGTGGTGTTGAaagattcatatttttaatgatCCAGGTATCCATGCTGTGCCAGCTGTGTGTAAAGAAAGAAGCATTTTGGAGAGGTATGTGTCATATTGCCACAAAGTCCAAGTCAGACCACAGCATTgccacatcataaaacatcattaattttttttttttttttttaacagtgatatgtaacagttttggaaagcacagacaaatgatgttgtcctgctgattactgctgataggggCATCAGGTCAGAAAACGCTCCTAAAtgttgttctggagtcacatgggCCCATTCAGTTGTTTAATTTTGAGGGACTTGTTGAGCAAATCAGACTGTGGTTCAACTGGGCAGCTCCAGGTGTGTACATacctgtatgtatgtatgtatgtatatatatatatatatatatatgatcagGGCACTCCTGCAAGAGGCCTCCTCAGTGCAAtttccctgaataaataaaggttaaaaaaaaaagaaaaaaggagagccTCACTGAGGCGCGTGGCTACATCAATACTTGAGTGCATGAAAGTGTATGAAGAGGCCTCTTTTAGTAAAAAGAAAAGGCTACTGCGATTCAGTCTCACATAAGGTGGCCAAGAATTCATCATGTGCCTCTGGTAAATAGAAGTCAATGGAATAAATTCATCTACAGCTGCCACCTCAATAGCTTGAGGACCTACTGATGTGAGACAATTGCCTCAgaggtttctgctgtttctccTACTGGAAAAGCTGCTGGTTGCTATTAAATGCAGCCATAACTATGAAGGTCAGATCTCCCTGTTTTGATGGCAGTATCACCACCACTGTTTTCACTAGCAGGCCTTTCCCTAGTCTGTCAGATCCTGCTACTGACATTGTCTTTGTCGACATGTTCAGCCTAACTGCTCAGTGCTTGCAGTCTTATCAGCAAAGATAGCTTGATACTGAGATACGAGAGTTCTGGTTACCTCCGCGCAAGCAGCTCTATTGAGGTTAAGGCTGTGTACTCTCATTGCTTCTGCAAGAGTCCTAACCATTATTCTCCTGTCTTCACAGTGAGCAAGTCATCTCTTGCTATGGCCTGTGAGAGTAAAACTGGCATCTTCTCCCATAGAACCTGAAAACTGCTGATCCAAGAGGTGTTGCTTGAATATGGTTGTGTGGAAGGAAGTTGACTTGATACTTGTGCAGAATGGAGTGAACTTTTTGAATGTTCCTCTAGCGACACAGGTAATTAGTTTCAAGTTCCATGGGGTGGTTTGAAGAATGTGACTCCACTCGGTCATCTGAatccagaaaaaacaaaaacataacaattaTCCATGAACTACAGATGGTATATTCATGCAGTGAGGTATGCAAGATCAGAAATCATACCCCATACAATATAGAAATTTTGGTGctgtctttatattttgttcAAAATCACCTCTGAGAGTAAGTATCAAAGTGTTATATATCACTGAAAAATAGACAGCCTAGTCTGTTGATATATGGAAGACTGAAGACATTTGCTTTTTACACAATCAAGCTTCTGTTCTCATATCACGTGATTGCACTCACTGTAAATCAGCCCCAATGGTCATAAAGGCACTGTTCAAAGTGCCTCGGAAAGCTGAGAAACTCACggttcagacaaaaaaaaaaaagcttgtcaATATCATGGACAGTTCCaaagttatttaatgttttgtagaAAAGGGTATACACTTAGTTCCAGAGTGTTAATGTCATCAGGTTTGACATACTGGAGATGTTCTCACTTTGTAACGCCAATGATATCTCTCAGGTGTTAGGTAAGTGTCCTTGCTGTCTCTTCTTGCAGTTCAGGTAATGCCTAGGGTGTCATGTCATGTGGGGTGTCATTATCCATATCTGCAATGATTTAAGAAGAGGACAGTGAATGATGCAGTGAGACAACGTTCAGGCCTGAAGCTTGATATGCTGGCAAAGAGTAGTAATCACACAAACGTTCAGCATCAACATGTGCAAATCTTTTTTTAGAATGTTGTCGGCGGTGAAGTCCAAGATCGATGAAAAGCAGTGACTGAATCATGTCCAGGGCAAAGTGCACTTGTTTGTGACTGATGAGAATCACTGAGACACAACCATGTTCATTATGGCCCTTGACAACAACAAGCCCTTTGCTTTACTCTGTCACTTTTTAAACTACTACTGACACTGTTTCTTTTGTAAAGCCAGCTAGTCTGACAGACTCTTGGGTAAGATCATCATATTCACTAGCTGCACCAAGAATTTGAGCTGTAGGGGAAAATAACGAACTGACGAACTACTGCTGAGGTACACCCCAAGGAACTGGTGCCTCTCTGCCAGTGTGTTACATTGGTTCAGTTTTCAGGTATAATCCTTAAAATATGAATGCTTATTCTCAAAGAGTCTACAAATGAAGTAATGTCCCAAAGTGCAAAATGAAGTCACTATCGTGAAGTAAATAGTGATGCTTTGCCTTGTGTGAGTGGTTAAGGAAGATGCTGTATCTTAAATGTACACATCCTTCAGTGATTTTATTCAGGAATGTAATCTGATCATGGTGGATTTTGGGAGCAAGATACACACAGGAGATGATGGATAACAACATTAGCTCAACCATCTCCTTGAGCTATAGTCATAGTTGCCACACCTGACTATCCATCggatgtttttttctataacAAACCAATAAGCACCAGTTTTGTGCTGCAGAACCACCACAATTTTCCGTCTCCCTTAACCTCACACAGTTTACTGAGATCAGCATTCCCTGTGTATTTAAACTTTTCCTGTGGCACTAAGTAATTAATATAGAACATCAAGTCATTAGAGTCTATACTTTTGAATAAATTGTGACCCAAACATTAGGGGCAGGAATCTCATGATTCGATTTGATTTAGATTCTTggtattcaattcaatttagaATTGATTCTCGATTCTAAACCGATTTTCAATCGAATGAACATAATAGAGCACTTTGTTTAGTCTCTTACTCCAGTgtactgtgtgccaaaccattcaccaatgtccttagtccactgaaatgCAATATGAAACACAATTGGCAGTTAAGATAAATGCTCTGCAaccttttgattttaaaaagttaactgcaaaCATCTTACAGTCTTCTGCCTCTATGAGAATTATCATAATGGAAGTGTAATTTACTGATCAACCTCACttgttaaatgtcttttataaaaacataagTTGGTGTGTTTGCTCTGGAATaaggggagggggaggttgTTGGCATTAACCATTATGTCTCCAGCAatggagagcagcctctctgctgcactgttagcCTTGTTGTCCAAGATGCTGAATGggcgcagggtttttgaggtgaaagaGACTTTGCACCGAGTTAGTTTCTTCGCCTCAAAGTTGGTTCAAATTGTTcaagtgctgcagtgtgtgttggttagatggtcttgtttgtttctgctggaGATCTACCCCTATCAAACATGGAGGAAGCCCAGTGCagatatgaaaatgtttcagtgaaTTGAACAGTGAATCAGCTTTAGCTGTGTCTTTTCACACTAAAGCTTGACTTTTCAAGTCACCTCTTTCAATCAAGCAGTATCTACAAAAATGTGTACAGCAGCTGGAATATTCCCTGAAGCCACCTACACCGTGTGATCCAAGATTATCTGTACAGATGGAAATTAAGGCAGCTCTAAGGGCATTTCCATCACTTGTCTCAATCCCTAGTATCCTCTAAATCCTTAAGGTCTGTGATAATGCTTTAGAACACATTCTTCTGCCCAAAATTCTTGGAAGTCATTCTCCCTGCATAGCGACACCAATTGCATGGGATCAAAGGAAGAGCAATTGAGTGGCTGGACCTCACCAAGACTCATGTAAACTCACAAGATCTTATGTTTCTTTTTCCCTGAGCCAAGTGTATTCACAAGTTCAAACACATCATGGTAAAGGATGATGGACAATGAAGAGGGAATGTCTCTTAATAGAGCATTTTCTTTCTCCGAAATCATGTTAGCAGCGGTGTGACTTTTGGATTTGTTATACTTTTCTCTAACACTGCACTGTCTAAGGAGGAATTTCAGTGTCTTTTTGATGGAAATGTACTGACATAAGCGTTTCTTTCCAGCAGCATCAGCTGGGCTTAATGCAATCAAAATACTGcttgcaaaatgtttttacatgttttatcaGATTGCAATATTCCTtcataaatagataaaatagtTTTAACTAGTTAGTGTTACTTAGATATGGGCTCAAGTATCTGGACCAAAAACACCCTCATCTTCATTTAtgagcaggttttttttttgtaccaatGAATAAGAATACAAGACTTCTCATAAATaagatttacattttctatAGCAATTTGCTTTCAATTTCAAATTTACATACTGTGGCTCCAAAGTGATCTCAGGCTACGTTACATTTGACAGCTCTTGGTGCACAGAGATTTGcatcttttatgtatttttttgcaCTCAAAAACACAGCTGCAACATATCTGAAAAGAAGAATACTGTGTCGTTAATCCTTGTTTTGtgttgaccttttttttttctcaagcaagatg
It contains:
- the LOC122998913 gene encoding uncharacterized protein LOC122998913, with amino-acid sequence MVRTLAEAMRVHSLNLNRAACAELPLLDNTRLTSSLSNPTDKFPAFPLPPQPSTFSKVLTEDQMECYSDMMNSKFEADALEKETRQQSNNIWHGVSSPRLTLSSFKTICSRIADFDQLATSMQRKKKTVQKKAMKRGLELEPLAASQCTKVSRNKVYMCGSVVDPNSPHLGTSPDRKVLQSGDDKSYGLLEIKCPEQYSFTGCRYLRKHSNVPTISKVIMSTTTKLWDRWG